Below is a genomic region from Fervidobacterium sp..
CCTGTGTAGAGTATAGAAGGGGAGACGTTAGAAAATTCGATGCTTTTGTACACCAAGATTAAAACAGGCACAAACGCTGCAATAAGTACTGCGTAAAATACACTTTGAGGAGTAATGTAAAATGGTATTTTATCTTGAACGAATGCAAACAATTCATCTTCTCTTCTGAATGAATTTATTTTTTCAAGAAGGTATACGCCAAATCCAAGTCCTGCTGCAGCACCAACAATTTCAGAGATTATTAGATATATAAAGCCCTCCAAAAATAGTATACTAAACATACTACCTCTTGAATACCCTATTGCTCTCAAAACCCCAAGGGAACCTTTACGCTCTTCGGTAAGTATTCCATAAAAAGATGCTATGAACAAAAAACTTGAAATTACCGAAAAGCCTGAGAACCCGATGAACAAATAACCTATTATTTTGCTCAAAGGAGATGTTGCCAACCTATGTTTAACAGCATTGACACGAATCGAACCCTCATATTCCGCAAGTGTGTGGGCAAAAGTTTTATGAGATTCCACAGGCATGTCGAGTGTCACCAAGTAGACGTTTGGTTCCTTCAAGGTGTAGAGACCAAACTCTTCAAATAAATCCTCTGGTAAAAATATAGTTCCGTTTCCTGATGCTGTCTCACCGCGGAAGTTAAGTTCTCCTTCGCCAAACGACTGAATTTCCACATTGTATGATCCCTTAGCGGTTATTATTTCTATCTTCTGACCAATAGCTATGTTAAAAGTTTTAGCAGTATCGTTGCTTATAGTTATACCTGTGACTTTCCGACCTATGTATCGTTCAAGTTCTTTTGTTACTGCCATTGCATAGAGATCAACGTACTTACCATTAATATTTGCTCGGATTTGTGCGAGTTTCACAGGAACAAAGTCCTTGATTTCTTTGAAATTTTTTAGAACCTTTCCTATCTTAGAAACGTTAATTGCCTTAGGTAAAAATATTGTATCTGCCTTATCTCTAATCACTAGATCGATCTTACCAAAGTTTTTGGACAATTTTTGGTTGAGATAATAACTCACAGAATCATTTAAAGAAAGACCACCAACAAGAAGCATGGTGGCCACAAATGTACCGAGTATAGCTAATAAACTTATTTTCCAGTGCTTCGAAAAGTTACGCAGTGCGATCTTAATTACCATATTCTCATCTCTCTTGATTCTAATCTTCTTCGGTGAGCTTTTGCAATAGCCTGAGGTAACGACTACGCGATGGATGTCTAAGCTTCCTTAAAGCTTTAACTTCTATTTGCCTGATTCTTTCACGAGTAACACCAAAGTACTGACCTACTTCTTCAAGTGTTTTTGGTTTACCATCGAGTATACCGTATCGCATTTTAAGTACCATCTTCTCTCTATCGTTCAATGTTTCAAGAAGTTTATCTATCTCTTCTTTCATAAGCATTCTTATAGCTTCTTTCTTCGGAGAGCCTATACTTTCATCGGCAACAAAATCTCCCATAGAAGAATCGTCTTCTTCACCGACGGGTGTTTCGAGTGAAAGAGTTTCAGGGGCAGCTTGTAAAATTTCCTCAATTTTATCGACAGGTTTTCCAACTTGTTCTGCTATGTACTCTATTGAAGGTTCTTCACCATGTTCTTGTACGTATTCTCTTTTTATCTTCTGTATCTTATTAATAGTTTCAACCATATGAACAGGTACTCTTATCGTTCTTGCTTGATCTGCTATTGCCCTTGTGATTGCCTGCCTAATCCACCAAGTTGCGTAAGTTGAAAATTTGTAGCCTTTTGACCAATCAAATTTTTCAACGGCTTTTATAAGTCCAAGACTTCCCTCTTGGATGAGGTCTAGAAAAGAAAGCCCCTTTCCTAGATATCTTTTTGCCATACTTACAACAAGTCTTAAATTGGATATTATAAGTTCTTCTTTTGCGTTTCGCTCACCACTTTGAGCACGTTGTGCGAGCCTTCTCTCTTCAGAAGGTGTGAGAAGTCTTATCTTTCCAATATCTCTTAGGTACATCTTTATTAAGTCTTTTGGTTCTGTACTGTCAAAGATTTCAGGACTTTCCGAAAGGTATGCTTTGACCTCTTCTTCTATACTCAATAAGTCAGTAGTATCTCTAATTTCTATTTTATTTTTTTCAAGTGTTTCATACACAATATCAAGAAAGTTACTATCGAGTGAGTCTGCGTCTCCAGGTGGGAACGTTCTGTCTATATCATCGTATGTGATGTAACCTTTTCTTTTTCCTAAATCAACAAGCTTTTCCAATTTTTTTTGAAGTTCTGTATTCTCCTTTACGACTGTTTTAGACACAAAAAAACACCTCCTCGTTTATAGTGAGGACCTCTTTATTTTTTCCTTTTGCTTTATTAGTTCAATTCGAGCTTTAAGTAAGATCTTCTTTTCATCTTCAGATTTTGATTTTTTAATTAACTCATCGATTTCCCCTATTCTTTTCTCTAGGCTTCTGATTTCTATGTCTTTCTTTATATATTCAAGGACCTTATCGTCTACATCCATATCTATCCTTTCAATAGCTTCTTTAACAAATTGCGCCATATCTTTAGACAACTGCTCTAAGGAAACGTTCAAATCTTTTGCTATCAGAAAGAACTCTTTCGCCTTTCCATCCAGAATATCAGGGTTGAAATTTATGGTTTTAAATATTTCCGGATAGTTATAATAAATGTATATTAGATAATCTTCTGTTGTAGCTATTTTTGTCTTCCTATCTTCAGCATGTGAGTTTTTAACTTGATTAGAATAGTCTTTTCTTGTTTTACCGACTTTTTCTTTTGACAATTTCATCATTTCCATTAGCTTGTCTTTGTCAACATGAATTACTTTTGCTATTGCTTCGTAAAATTTATCAGTTGATACTGGATTGTAAGAAAAGATACGATTCCAATTCGACAGACTTTGTAAAAATGTGTTTATTCCGTTCGGGTTTGACAAATCGTATTTTCTTGATAG
It encodes:
- the rpoD gene encoding RNA polymerase sigma factor RpoD; this translates as MSKTVVKENTELQKKLEKLVDLGKRKGYITYDDIDRTFPPGDADSLDSNFLDIVYETLEKNKIEIRDTTDLLSIEEEVKAYLSESPEIFDSTEPKDLIKMYLRDIGKIRLLTPSEERRLAQRAQSGERNAKEELIISNLRLVVSMAKRYLGKGLSFLDLIQEGSLGLIKAVEKFDWSKGYKFSTYATWWIRQAITRAIADQARTIRVPVHMVETINKIQKIKREYVQEHGEEPSIEYIAEQVGKPVDKIEEILQAAPETLSLETPVGEEDDSSMGDFVADESIGSPKKEAIRMLMKEEIDKLLETLNDREKMVLKMRYGILDGKPKTLEEVGQYFGVTRERIRQIEVKALRKLRHPSRSRYLRLLQKLTEED